A stretch of DNA from Juglans microcarpa x Juglans regia isolate MS1-56 chromosome 5D, Jm3101_v1.0, whole genome shotgun sequence:
ATTCTGCTCTATTATTCGAACGAACCCCAAGAGGAAAGACAAAAGCATGAAGTAAATTACcatgatcatttctaataaaataCCACCCAACCCAGACGACCCAGGATTTCTAAAGCTACTACCGTCAGTGTTTAACTTAAAATGACCCTGTGAGGGTTTGCGCTAGGCCACCAACCTCGAGCATCGCCTTGGAGGAACAAGAGGCGAGATCAACAGGGATTGTAAAATCTGAGAATCATGCCTAGAGCATTTTGAAACTTTGTGAATGCCCTGACAGATTGTGCGAATCTCATGAACAATCGAGTGCCAAACCAAATTAAAAGGCTTAAGTCGACCTTTCATGCGAGCAACATATCTACAACGCCAAATACgccaagaaagaagagaaggaagtaGGCCCACAATAATACCAACCTGAGAAGAGGAAGATGCTCAATGAAACCAAAGGGACACTGTCTCCTTCCAATTGCCACGAAGCAGTAACCCAAAGATAGCTCCACAATAGTGCCAAATCCGCGTAGCAAAATCCCCTCCAAACAACACATGATTTTGATCCTCATAATTACCAACATCACAACAATCACACTTAGAAACAATCGGCACCCCTACATGACGAAGACGGTCATCCACATTGAAAACATTATGCCAAGCCTTCCATATAGAAACAGAAACCTTCAAAGGGAGCAAATTATGCCACATCCATTGATGCTCATTTATAGTAGAACCCCTAATACGGATACAATCACATGCTGATTTTGTAGAAAAACAACCACTATCTTGCTTTGTCCATACCAAAACATCTGATCCTCCCTTGCAAACTGCTAAATATTCTAGAATATCATTCACATGATCATGGCCCACCAAACTAATCAAGAAGTTTACATCCCATGAATTAGACAGTTGACCATCCTTAACTTTAAAATAGATAGTTCAATACTTCAATATATTCTAATTTCTTCAATGACTttgattttaaacaaaacttcaacttttaactaaattttagatTGGAAATAACAAGAACATTGTCAATTTGCCAATACTCTAACACAAGTagcttttcctcttttttctttcagaacAAGTAATAGTTACAGGACAAACAGATAAGGTTCACTCTGATTTACGAAGGAATTTACAGTTTTGAGTCAGATTTTGGTGACGATCCATGATGCTGATGCTTCTGGCAAAGAGAGGTGAAGTTGTGAACACATCTTTGATAACCTAAGCCTTTTTTGTTATATGGATCatcacattttatcttatcttatcttgtttaattattataatttttttaaactcatatataaaatacaataaataatctaattttttcaaatctcaaactaaaaattgtattaaaaaattatattttaataatattttattcaacttttatttatctcatctctttcatttatataatcaaattagGCCTTACTTCCTTTGGGTTTTGAGGATGGTGATTTATTAGAGACCTTTTTAAGagcttttttttaaagagtagtGACATgcgtacttataattttatgtataaaattcattttattagtttttttaattcaaaaatttaaatttcaaagtttTACAATCTTTAGTATATCAATATCTTATACTTCAGTATATATTGTTATGCAAGTAAAAACtataagtataaaaatatttttctaatttttattctaattttttcaaagttttgagtATGTGAATCAAGATTCTCGAATTTTTGTTCCGACTGAAATatttaaagtgaaaaaaatagaaacataaaATAGGAGTAAGGTCCCTTCGAATTCATACCTCAAACTTGAGCGCTTGGAGTTCgaatagaaaagaaataaaaagtaagtCATACACCattatagttataatttttGGTAGAGAATCCTAtaaatctttataattttttgacgaataattttacaaactatacCGTTTATACGTCATTCTAATATCACCGtctgatttttaaaataaaaattttaataagaaGAAAGACGAAATCGtagtttataaaatagataatggTATATTTAATACTTTCTAccactcttttattatttttattattattattatttaataattaaaggagtgattattaataaaattatatatttttttaaattttttttagtgattaatgattaatgatgttataaaaatattttaaaaaaataaaaatttagagtAGTAAAGATGCGGCAGTGACCCTGTATCCTTGTAAACTTTTCCTTTTTCGAGTCACCCACTACCGTTGACGCGAACCTTCCCACTACCTTCCTCAACAATAAGTGAAGTACGCCTGTCgcctataaaaaagaaaagaaaagaaaagaaaaaaagcatcTTTAATTGCTCCACCATTaacctctctttttttttttttgaaaataccaTTAACCTCTCTTGATTGAAGACATTGGCAATAATGGTTTCGTCAACATTAGTTCTTTTGTTCGTCGCTGCCATTTTCAGGATAATTTCTCAAGCCGTTGCACAGCCAGCCTTCCTATACCATTCCTGTTTAGACGACGACAGAGATAACTTCAGTTCTAACAGTACATATAAGGCAAATCTCAATCGCCTCCTCCACTCCATTTCTAACAGTACCGTAATTATCAACAACGGATTCTACAACTCTTCTTATGGCCAGAACATCAACGAAGTATACGCAACTGGACTCTGTAGAGGAGATGTTCAACTGGATGTTTGCTGCGGTTGCCTCTACAATGCTAGTTACCTTCTCCCAGAGCTCTGTCCCGATCATAAGGAGGCAATTGGGTGGTACGACCACTGTATGCTACGCTACTCAAATCACTCCATTTTGGGCGTCATAGAAACCAGCCCCAATTCCACCATGTGGGGCATCAATAACGTGTCGGCTAACTATGCGGATCAGTTCTTTGACGTTGCTAGGAACTTGCTGGAAAGGCTAAGAAGTCAAGCTGCCGCAAGCTATTCTCTTCGTAAGTTCGCAGCAGGGAATGCAGCCGtatcaaacttcaaaacaatatATGCACTCGTGCAATGCACGCCTGATTTATCTAAACAAGAATGCAACGATTGCTTGCTTGGGGCATCTGAAGGTATTCCACGATGTTGTGATGGGAAGGAAGGTGGGAGAATCGCTAGACCCAGCTGTGATATCAGGTTTGAGGTTTACCCCTTATATTACTCTACAACTAACTGGCCACCCACTACTCATTCGCCAATCCCAACTGATCGTCACAGGCCGCCTATTAGAAAAGGTACGCTTATAAGAATCTCTAAATGTAATGCTTGGTATGTGTTTGTTGTTATTTCTGCTTTAAAGATTAGTTCTCCATATCCAGACGAAATACGACTTCCAAAACTCGATCAACACAATCAGGATGTTCCAATAAGAACAGATTTATGATTTTTGCAGGGAACCGGAACTTTATTGTAGTTTTGGCATCTATTACTTTTCTGGGACTAATCTCGTCCATCGCGGGCATCTATATAAGGGCGAAGCGGGGAAGGAAGAAAGTTGAAAGTAATTGATACATTCTTCTTGTTAATTAATTGTTATTCTATGACTAAAGACTGTTTTTGCATATCGCTAAAGGAAATAACAAATTCAAACAATACATGATGTTGGGGATAAGATTCAGCTTCCGATTTGCTGTATGGACATATTTTAGGTTGTTTTACTTCTCATTTTAGAATTAACTTAATTGATCCCTTATGTGTGTTGATTAGTTCTTTTTAAAAGTGTAGATGCGATAATTGGATCCATACTATTCGACTTTGACACTATTAAAGTTGCGACGAACAACTTTTCCGAAGAAAATAAACTCCGAGAAAGTGAATTTGGTACTGTTTACAAGGTAAGTAGAAGTTATCCTTTTGAATTGTAACAACTATAATTCTCAAAAGATAGTAAATTTCAAATTCCTGGATGATTACACACACTCCATTTTTATTCTGATCAGGGTACGTTCTCTAATAAAGTCATTACTGTAAAAAGGCTTTCAACGGGTTTTGGACAAGAAGGTTTAACATTTGAGGATAAGGTCCTTTCGCTGACTAAACTTCAACACTGTAATATTGTTGAGCTCCTAGGCTGTTCCGTTGAAGGAAATGAAAGACTTctaatatatgattttgttccAAATACAAGCCTTGATCACTACCTGTCTGGTATATTTCGTACTTACCTACTTTTTCTCTGGTTTATATATACAGAACATTTGTTTTGCCTTGCATGtcttgttagaatatatatatatatatacatacatacatatatatatatatatgcttcctTTAATTTTAGTTAAATGACCCATATACTTGCTTGGAAATGTAGATCCGCGCAAGCTTGCAACTTTGGATTGGGAAATGCGCTACAAAATCATAAGAGGCATTGCACAAGGGGTTCTTTACCTTCATGAAAAATCTAAACTATGTTTTAATCATGGTCTTGAAGCTAGTAACATCTTTGTGGACGAAGAAATGAATCCAAAGATTTCAGAATTTGGCTTGAAAAGCTTGCTTTCATTGGATGAAATTCCCGAGAATACAAGTAGAATTGAGAGGATCGAGTAAGTATCATGGAAAGAGAGATTAATACTTAATAGATATAATTTGTATCGAAGGACATGAAATTAGTGTTAGTACCAATATTTGAATTAAACTGATGGACGTTATTTACAATGTACAGAGAAGCTCCGGATGTAATGCACCTGCTGTTCGCAATGAAGTCTGATGTCTTTAACTTCGGTGTATTAGTGTTGGAGATAGTGAGAGGACAGAAGAATAATAGCTTTCGAGATGAGGAGAATGCGGACACTCTTTTGAGCTATGTAAGTTCAATCATACTCAATCGGATACaatttctttctccatttaGTCCAGCACTAGTCAGCACTTCTTGCACAGGAAATCAACATAATCATAATGGAAATAAATGCTCTTAGTAGCTGCCTCTGCCCATTAAgtaattaaaatgatatatatatttctatccTGCAGGCTCGGAGAAACTTCAGCCAAGGAACTGCTTCAAATATTATAGATCCCACAATATTGATGCCAGATGGCTCAACAACTGAAATAATAAACTGCATGATCCGCATTGCCTTACTCTGTGCTGAAGCAAATGAAGCTGATAGACCAACCATGGCTTCAGTTGTTACCATGCTCGACGGCACTGACAAACATGGAAGCATGGAAACCGAAATGCGATCATTTGAGGATGATCATAGAGTGTTAGGTAGGAGAACTTTCCTTCAGAGGGTCCGGAGATTTTTTTGTACGAAAAAAGCTGACTTTCGCGTCCTAGAATCATAGTAGACAACGCTGATCTGAGCCACCCTATTATATAGGCATCGGACGTGaaaatgtaatttatgtatGGCTATGATTAGATGAGGCTGTATTTAAATTAGAACTATGGATGAATGTAAGTTTAAATAGGACTCTAGGAGTACATCCGATTGAGATAAGTGTTTGAATTATAACTCTTATCAAAGcttgtttatattataagaCAAGAGTCTACAAGAATCTTATGTATGTGTCGAGTCTAAGAGTCAGTTGAAGAGATGAAGATGTAAGATTTATTGAAGAAACTAAAGTTGACTTGAACTCGATGTAATCCAGAAGAAGTGATCCGGTCAGAAATGTTCGCAAATAGTTAGCAACGTATCTGACCGAGATTCTGGATATCTGTCAGCAGAATTCTTCCTCAGATCAATGACAACATTGTCTATTTATAGAGGAGTCGATTGTGGGTTTTAAAAACACTTGAACAACACATATTTACAAGAATTAAGAGCTTGAAGATTTGGGTAAAATTTCAAGAGATCGTATAAGAGAAGATTCTTGAGAGAGATTTTCCAAAAAGCTCAGTCCGTGGGATTGAGTGAGAGCATACTCCAAGGGGGAGTTGCCATGTTCGAGTTCAACCACTGGAGGTTCCAGTAGGAAAGACAAAGATCGGAGAGTGTCAGAGGTTCTGACTACCTACTGCTGTAGAAGACAAGCGGGTCGCGTGTCTTGGATAAACGTGTCTAGttacaaaagttttataaaCATTTTACTTGTAATATTCTCAATCGTTAAAATTAACTTTCTTGGGTTTGGTTGCTCCGTAGTATTTTACCTTTGAAAAGTTCTTCAAAGGGTTTCCTTTCgtaattaaattattgtgttaatactcttaatattttatattagttaCTAATCCGTGCTAATAGCTTTTGTTTACCATTAACGTGCATAATTATAAGTACTTGAGAAATTTCAATTGGTAACAGAGTGTGATTCACTCAATCTGAGTGCGATCCGTTCCCTTAGAAGATCATGGCGACACtatcatcaccaccaccacagTTCGATGGTGATAACTATGCCTACTGGAAGGTAAGAATGAGAGCGTTTCTAAAGTCGCTTGATGAGAAAGTTTGACTAACCGTAGAGTTAGGATGGACAAGGCCCACAACACCTATAGAAGAGTGGACCAAAGAATAATCAAGCAGCTGTAATTCGAATAACAAATGTCTAAATGCCATTTTCATGGCAGTTTCTCTTAATGAATTCAAGAGAATTTCCATGTGTGAGACATCCAATGATACTTGGGATATTTTGAAACTCACATATGAAAGGATAAAAAGGgtgaaaaatttcaaatttcaaatgttGATCTCAAAGTTTGAGGAGATAAAAATGCTAGAAGATGagatttttaatgaattttatgTTAAACTAAACGACATTGTTAATTTTAGGTACAATCTCAATGAGAAGGTGGAGTTGGCACGAGTTGTAAGAAAAATCTTGAGATCCATACCTGAAAAGTTTGGACCAAAGGTGACAGCTATATACGAAAGTAAGGATTTAGACACAATTCTAGTAGAAGAACTGGTAGGTTCTTTGCAAACTTATGAATCGATTCTTCCACAACAAAAGAAAGGTAAGTCCATCGCACTCAATACTGCTAGGGAAAAAAATCAGTCTGATAATAAAGATCTGTGTAATGATGCTTAGCTCTTGTggctagaaaattaaaaaaattcatgtttaataaaaagaattctgGTAAGATGAAAAATGTAAGAATTTCACTAAAAAGAATGAATCTGAAAAGTGGAATAAAGACAAAACCGATTTCAAAGATAAAGTCCAATATCATGAATGCTCTGGCTTTGGCCACATAAGaatggaatgtccaaattttaaaagaaatacaaaagcTTTGAATACTACTCTGAGTGATGATTGATTCTAACTCTGAAAGTTCAGATACATCCTCTGATAATGaaattgattttattgctttctcTGCCTCTATTACTAATTGTGCTGATACGAGCAAACAATATGCTAACGATAGCATGGTTGTTTGCGATACTGATTCTGATGTTGCCACAGAAGTCGTTGATCATAAATAAAGTGTGCATGAAGCATATGAGGACTTATGTGAAGAGTTTGTGAAAATCCAAAAGGTAAATAAAAAGCTGTATAAAAACCTAACCTCCATAGAGAATGAGAAGAACAATTTAGTGGAGGCACTAAAAGTAACGGAACTAGAAGTGACAAAGCTGCGTGCACAAAAAAGAGGTGCTGAAAAAGAAGTTGGCAGCTTGCCAAAGAAAAGACTCCCACTCAAAAATCAATGAACTATTGAATGTACAAAGAGATAGTTCTGATCGCACATGGTTGTGATATAATACTTCCAAAGATTCACATCATAAAGCATTCGCTGCCTCTACATCCAAATGTATCACCTTTGTAAAAGAAAGTAATATAGAAAAGGTCTCAAAGAAACCCGTGAACAAAGGCAAGTCAATAATGAATTCTCCAGGTAAGTCCAAAGGTATGTTTGTCCCAACTTGTCATTATTGTGGAATAATTAGACACACGAGAGCAAATTGCTTTAGActtagaaaagagaaagagaaaggaaatagaaaTAAGTTTTCAAGCAAGGATACGGACTTAGAAATTAAAGTGGACAAATTGAGTAATCAAATAACCACTCTAGGAAAGAAACTTGGTGAACTACCAAGTGAGtagtgaaagaaaaagttgtaTGCCTAGCAGCACACACAGCACTCAAAGTCATGGACACTGGCATGTGGTATCTGGACAGTGCTTGTTTTAGACATATGTCAggagataaaaagttgtttaaaaagATTGAGTCCATCAATGGAAGATCCGTAACTTTCGGAGATGGAAGTACAGCAATAGTGGAATGAAAGAGAAGTGTAGATATTCCTGATCTACCTACTCTTCATAatgttctttttgttaatgGCCTCAAGGCCAATCTGTTAAGTATTAGTCAGTTTTGTGATGATCATCTTTTTGTGCAGTTCTCAAAGTATGAATGCAAAGTCTACAATAGTGATGGATCTTAAAGGGCACTAGGACTACTGACAACTACTATGGACTTTCTCCTATGAATACAATACATTGTCACAAAGTAGAGCTGGATGAAACTGAGTTGTGGCACTACCGTCTAGgtcttagagcactctcattggattagccaaagttaaaagacattttttaggaatgtaagagaaatttgacttttagctattccattcacataaattttcacattggaaaatctatttttttcattatataataataaaataatataagatgaatttgattttagttattcacattaaatctccacattagattatacatttattcattatatagtaatgaataactaataatttcaaaaatatttaatttttttaattattaattaattttattttatcatattttactattctacctattatatattaattaataatcacattcttattaaattaatatatcactaactcaaattaatatataaattgtgaTCAAATATGTGatggaaagaaagggagagagaaataattaataaaatatatatttgatgtatgaacagtaaccttcaaatttggaaacacttttgaaagtcactgtagccaaattctaaatatttggaatttggctaattcaatgtaagcgtattttgctctctaatagctaaatactcattggatttaatttttagttaacCCAATGAAAGTGCTCACAACTAGAGGGACATgcaaaaaatatctaaaaaggAATTTGTACGTGGACTgccaaaaattttgaaaaacaagaaaatggtGTGCACAGCACAATAAGATAATTGATATTCTGACTTTAAGACCACTTGAGCTGTTACACATGGATTTGATAAGTCCTACTCAGACTGAGAGTCTCAGTGGAAAGAAGTATATAATGGTCATTGTGGATGACTATTCAAGATATACATGAATCATTCTGTTGAGAGACAAAATAGAAACATTCGACCTTGTAAAAAAACTGTTCAGATGGCTACAAACAGAGAAGAATTCCTCTAACTCTCGTATTCGCAGTGATCATggtaaataatttgaaaatactaatttcttttctttttatgatgAATAGATGATACATCAAGAGTTCTGAGCCCCAATCACCTCACAACAGAACAGAATTgtggagagaaaaaataaagcaataCAAGAAATGACCCGCACCATGCTAAGTAACAAAAAATTGGTGTTATACTTATGGGGAGAAGTTGTCAACACTGCTGGACATATCTTGAACCATGTAGTCTTTCGTCCAGGCACCAAACTCACTCCCTATGAGTTATGGAATGGAAATAAACCCACAATAAAGTACTTTAAAATGTTCGGGAGTACTTGCTACATTTTAAGAGATAGAGAAAATGCCTACAAATTCGATAGCAAGAGTGATAGATGAATATTTCTTGGGTATTCATAAAATAACAAAGCCTACAGAGTATACAATATACAAACTAAAACAGTGATAGAGTCAATTTACGTAGTTGTGGATGACAACTCTAAGGAGATGACCAAGAAGGAACTTGACAACCTTACTGGGAAAGCTGAAGAAGACTTAATCGATCAAGAAGACACAGATCCAGCAGAACCTACTACACCAAGCTCAACTTCACCACATGAAAAAGAACCCTCTACAAGGATCAACCACAATCATCCAAATGAGAACATGCTTAGAGAATTGAATGAAGGTATGAGATTAAGAAAACGTGTTTTAAATCAAGTCTCATATATTTGCTATTTGTCTCAGGTTGAATCTAAAAAGGCGGAAGAAGCCTTACAAGATGAAAGCTGGGTCAATGCCATGCACGAGGAATTGCACCAGTTCACTCGAAATCAAGTATGAAAGCTAGTTCCAAGACCTAAAGATCACAACATCATTGGAACAAAGTggatatttaaaaacaagttagaCGAACATGGAATAATTGTTAGAAACAAGGCTAGATTGGTAGCACAAGGATACACTCCAGTTGAAGGAATTGATTTTGACAAAACCTTTGCACCAGTAGCTCGTTTGGAATCTGTTCGCATATTACTAGCAATTGCAagccatttaaattttaagttataTCAAATGAATATTAAAAGTGCTTTTTTAAATggcaaactcaatgaaaaagTATATGTAGAACTTCCTATATGAGATATTTGTTGGTAGTTTGATTAGTTGTTGTACAGGATTAAATTACATTTatctaatatatgtttttgtcaTCAATCAGTCAAAGGGGGAGATAGtatatgtaatttatgtttGACTAGGATTAGATGAGGCTATATTTAAATTAGaattatggatgaatgtaaGTTTAAATAGGACTCTAGGAGTGCATCCGATTAAGGTAAGTGTTTGAATTGTAACTGTTATCAAAActtgtttatattataagataagagtcTACAAGAGTCCTATGTATGTGTTGAGTCTAAGAGTTAGTTGAAGAAATAAATATGTAAGCTTTATTGAAGAAACTAAAGCTTATTTGAACTCGATGTAACCTAGAAGAAGTGATCCAGTCTGAGATGTTCGCAAATAGTTAGCAACGTATCTGATTGAGATCCTGGATAAACCTGTCAACAGAGTCATTCTCCAAATCAATGACAACATTGCCTATTTATAGAGGAGTCGGCTGAGGGTTTTAAAAACACTTGAGCAGCACATATGCACAAGAATTGAGAGCTTGAAGATTTGGGTAAACTTCAAGAGATCGCGTAAGAGAAAATTCTTGAGAGAAAGATTTTCTTAAAAGCTCAATCTGTGGGATTGAGTGAGAGCATACTCCAAGGGGGAATTGTAGTGTTCAAGTTCAACCACTGGAGGTTCTAGTAGGAAAGACAAAGATTGGATAGTGTCAAAGGTTTTGACTACCTACTGTGATAGAAGGCAAGCGGGTCGCGTATCTTGGGTAAACGTGTCTAGTTACAAAGATTTTGTAAACA
This window harbors:
- the LOC121264197 gene encoding cysteine-rich receptor-like protein kinase 26, giving the protein MVSSTLVLLFVAAIFRIISQAVAQPAFLYHSCLDDDRDNFSSNSTYKANLNRLLHSISNSTVIINNGFYNSSYGQNINEVYATGLCRGDVQLDVCCGCLYNASYLLPELCPDHKEAIGWYDHCMLRYSNHSILGVIETSPNSTMWGINNVSANYADQFFDVARNLLERLRSQAAASYSLRKFAAGNAAVSNFKTIYALVQCTPDLSKQECNDCLLGASEGIPRCCDGKEGGRIARPSCDIRFEVYPLYYSTTNWPPTTHSPIPTDRHRPPIRKGNRNFIVVLASITFLGLISSIAGIYIRAKRGRKKVEILFKSVDAIIGSILFDFDTIKVATNNFSEENKLRESEFGTVYKGTFSNKVITVKRLSTGFGQEGLTFEDKVLSLTKLQHCNIVELLGCSVEGNERLLIYDFVPNTSLDHYLSDPRKLATLDWEMRYKIIRGIAQGVLYLHEKSKLCFNHGLEASNIFVDEEMNPKISEFGLKSLLSLDEIPENTSRIERIEEAPDVMHLLFAMKSDVFNFGVLVLEIVRGQKNNSFRDEENADTLLSYARRNFSQGTASNIIDPTILMPDGSTTEIINCMIRIALLCAEANEADRPTMASVVTMLDGTDKHGSMETEMRSFEDDHRVLGRRTFLQRVRRFFCTKKADFRVLES